A genomic window from Streptomyces sp. HUAS YS2 includes:
- the cbiQ gene encoding cobalt ECF transporter T component CbiQ codes for MLPIDAAAHSSRWRRRHPLDKAVLGFGLTLCAVCLPPWPGALLVAATTLTVLLGPAGVPPRQLWRAFRIPLGFCVTGAVPLLFQVGGPGSFVALAPDGPVHAGELLLRTSAASLGVLLFAFTTPVSDVLPRLVGAGVPAPVVDVALVMYRISFLLLDAVSRIRQAQAARLGLTTRAATWRSLAGLGATAFVRAFDRAQRLQTGLAGRGYDGTLRVLVPQAAVSRRFLAATAALLTGLVALTLVLERSLP; via the coding sequence GTGCTGCCGATCGACGCGGCCGCGCACAGCAGTCGCTGGCGCCGCCGCCATCCTCTCGACAAGGCCGTGCTCGGCTTCGGTCTCACGCTCTGCGCCGTGTGCCTGCCGCCGTGGCCCGGCGCGCTGCTGGTCGCCGCCACGACGCTGACCGTGCTGCTCGGCCCTGCCGGGGTGCCGCCCCGTCAGCTGTGGCGGGCGTTCCGGATCCCGCTGGGGTTCTGCGTGACGGGCGCGGTGCCGCTGCTGTTCCAGGTGGGCGGGCCGGGCTCGTTCGTGGCCCTGGCCCCGGACGGCCCGGTGCACGCGGGCGAGTTGCTGCTGCGTACCTCGGCGGCCTCGCTGGGCGTGCTGCTGTTCGCGTTCACCACACCGGTCTCGGACGTGCTGCCCCGGCTGGTCGGGGCGGGCGTGCCCGCGCCGGTCGTGGACGTGGCCCTCGTGATGTACCGGATCAGCTTCCTGCTCCTGGACGCGGTCTCCCGGATCCGGCAGGCGCAGGCGGCCCGGCTCGGCCTGACCACCCGGGCCGCGACCTGGCGTTCGCTGGCCGGCCTCGGCGCGACCGCGTTCGTACGCGCCTTCGACCGGGCTCAGCGGCTGCAGACCGGTCTCGCCGGGCGCGGCTACGACGGCACGCTGCGGGTCCTGGTGCCGCAAGCCGCGGTCTCGCGCCGGTTCCTCGCGGCGACGGCGGCCCTGCTGACCGGACTGGTCGCCCTCACTCTCGTACTGGAAAGGTCCCTCCCGTGA
- a CDS encoding energy-coupling factor ABC transporter permease, translating to MHIAEGYLPPLHAAAWGAASAPFVVHGVRALTREVKAHPESTLLLGASGAFTFVLSALKLPSVTGSCSHPTGTGLGAILFRPPIMAVLGTITLLFQALLLAHGGLTTLGANVFSMAIAGPWAGYGVYRLLRRFDVPLMVTVFFGAFFADLTTYCVTSVQLALAFPDQGTGFLGALAKFGSIFAVTQIPLAVSEGLLTVLVMRLLIQSSKGELTRLGVLLRGGTDGGKATTKEAVVR from the coding sequence ATGCATATAGCCGAGGGGTACCTGCCCCCCTTGCACGCGGCGGCGTGGGGTGCGGCGTCCGCCCCCTTCGTCGTCCACGGCGTCCGTGCCCTGACCCGTGAGGTCAAGGCGCATCCCGAGTCGACCCTGCTGCTGGGTGCCTCCGGCGCCTTCACGTTCGTCCTGTCCGCACTCAAGCTGCCGTCCGTCACGGGAAGTTGTTCGCACCCCACCGGCACCGGGCTCGGCGCGATCCTGTTCCGGCCGCCGATCATGGCGGTGCTCGGCACGATCACGCTGCTGTTCCAGGCCCTGCTGCTCGCCCACGGCGGGCTGACCACACTGGGCGCGAACGTCTTCTCGATGGCGATCGCCGGGCCGTGGGCGGGGTACGGGGTCTACCGGCTGCTGCGGCGCTTCGACGTGCCTCTGATGGTGACCGTGTTCTTCGGCGCGTTCTTCGCCGACCTGACGACGTACTGCGTCACCAGCGTCCAGCTCGCGCTGGCGTTCCCCGACCAGGGCACCGGATTCCTCGGAGCGCTCGCGAAGTTCGGGTCCATCTTCGCCGTCACGCAGATCCCGCTCGCCGTCAGCGAGGGGCTGCTGACCGTGCTGGTCATGCGGCTCCTGATCCAGTCCAGCAAGGGTGAACTGACTCGGCTCGGCGTCCTGCTGCGGGGCGGAACCGACGGCGGGAAGGCGACGACGAAGGAGGCCGTGGTCCGGTGA
- a CDS encoding PTS-dependent dihydroxyacetone kinase phosphotransferase subunit DhaM codes for MTGDHSANRVGIVLVSHSAAVADSVAELARGLAGGGPYAALAAAGGTPDGGLGTSSELIAEAARAVDEGAGVALLVDLGSAVLTVKAMLAEGDELPPDARLVDAPFVEGAVAALVTASAGGDLDAVTAAASEAYGYRKE; via the coding sequence GTGACGGGCGATCACTCCGCGAACCGGGTCGGGATCGTGCTCGTCTCGCACAGCGCCGCCGTCGCCGACTCCGTGGCCGAACTGGCCCGGGGACTCGCCGGCGGCGGCCCGTACGCAGCGCTCGCCGCCGCCGGCGGTACTCCCGACGGCGGCCTCGGCACCAGCTCCGAGCTGATCGCGGAGGCGGCGCGGGCGGTGGACGAGGGCGCCGGGGTGGCGCTCCTCGTCGACCTCGGCAGCGCTGTACTGACGGTGAAGGCAATGCTCGCGGAGGGTGACGAACTGCCCCCGGACGCACGGCTCGTGGACGCCCCGTTCGTCGAGGGGGCCGTCGCCGCGCTCGTCACGGCGAGCGCCGGCGGGGACCTGGACGCGGTGACCGCGGCGGCGTCGGAGGCGTACGGCTACCGCAAGGAGTGA
- the dhaL gene encoding dihydroxyacetone kinase subunit DhaL has translation MPDVTSYDAELDALFFRRWLTAAADAVDREAGRLTELDSAIGDADHGVNLQRGFAAVTAVLEKEEPATPGAVLVLAGRQLISTVGGASGPLYGTLLRRTGKELGDEPAVGRQRLAEALGAGVAAVAQLGGAKAGDKTMLDALLPAVAALAESFGAARDAAGQGALDTVPLQARKGRASYLGERSIGHQDPGATSSALLIGALAEVAA, from the coding sequence GTGCCCGACGTGACCTCGTACGATGCCGAACTCGACGCCCTGTTCTTCCGACGCTGGCTCACCGCCGCCGCTGACGCCGTGGACCGCGAGGCCGGCCGGCTCACCGAGCTGGACTCCGCGATCGGCGACGCCGACCACGGCGTGAATCTGCAGCGCGGCTTCGCCGCCGTCACGGCCGTGCTGGAGAAGGAGGAACCGGCCACCCCGGGCGCAGTCCTCGTACTGGCCGGGCGGCAGCTGATCTCCACGGTGGGCGGCGCCTCCGGTCCGCTGTACGGGACGCTGCTGCGGCGTACCGGGAAGGAACTCGGCGACGAGCCGGCGGTGGGCCGGCAGCGGCTCGCCGAAGCGCTGGGTGCCGGGGTGGCGGCGGTCGCGCAGCTCGGCGGGGCGAAGGCCGGGGACAAGACGATGCTCGACGCGCTGCTGCCCGCCGTCGCGGCGCTGGCCGAGTCCTTCGGGGCGGCCCGGGACGCCGCCGGGCAGGGCGCCCTGGACACCGTGCCGCTGCAGGCGCGCAAGGGCCGCGCCAGCTATCTCGGCGAGCGCAGCATCGGGCACCAGGACCCGGGGGCGACGTCCTCGGCCCTGCTGATCGGCGCCCTGGCGGAGGTGGCCGCGTGA
- the dhaK gene encoding dihydroxyacetone kinase subunit DhaK, producing MRMLINVPETVVADALRGMAAAHPELAVDVENQVVMRRDAPVEGKVALVSGGGSGHEPLHGGFVGPGMLAAACPGAIFTSPVPDQMVRAAAAVDSGSGVLFVVKNYTGDVLNFEMAAELAEDEGVQVAKVLVDDDVAVTDSLYTAGRRGTGATLFVEKIAGAAAEEGQPLERVEAIARQVNASSRSFGVALSACTTPAKGSPTFDLPPGELELGIGIHGEPGRERRAMMTSREIADVAVDAVLEDLRPDGPVLVLVNGMGATPLLELYGFNAEVQRVLAERGVPVARTLVGSYVTSLDMAGCSVTLCRLDEELLRLWDAPVETPALRWGR from the coding sequence ATGAGGATGCTGATCAACGTCCCCGAGACCGTCGTCGCCGATGCCCTGCGGGGGATGGCCGCCGCTCATCCCGAACTGGCCGTCGACGTGGAGAACCAGGTGGTGATGCGGCGGGACGCGCCCGTGGAGGGAAAGGTCGCGCTGGTGTCGGGAGGCGGGTCCGGGCACGAGCCGCTGCACGGCGGGTTCGTGGGGCCGGGGATGCTCGCCGCCGCGTGCCCCGGGGCGATTTTTACGTCGCCCGTGCCTGACCAGATGGTGCGGGCAGCCGCCGCGGTGGACAGCGGGTCCGGGGTGTTGTTCGTCGTCAAGAACTACACCGGTGACGTGTTGAACTTCGAGATGGCCGCCGAACTCGCCGAGGACGAGGGCGTCCAGGTCGCCAAGGTGCTCGTGGACGACGACGTCGCGGTGACGGACAGCCTGTACACGGCGGGCCGGCGTGGCACGGGCGCGACGCTGTTCGTGGAGAAGATCGCCGGAGCCGCCGCCGAGGAGGGGCAGCCGCTGGAGCGGGTCGAGGCGATCGCGCGTCAGGTGAACGCGAGTTCGCGCAGCTTCGGCGTGGCGCTGAGCGCCTGCACGACCCCCGCGAAAGGCAGTCCCACCTTCGATCTGCCGCCGGGCGAGCTCGAGTTGGGGATCGGCATCCACGGCGAGCCGGGGCGCGAGCGGCGCGCCATGATGACCTCCCGGGAGATCGCCGACGTCGCCGTCGACGCCGTCCTGGAGGACCTGCGACCGGACGGCCCCGTCCTCGTACTCGTCAACGGCATGGGTGCCACCCCGCTCCTCGAGCTGTACGGGTTCAACGCCGAGGTCCAGCGGGTGCTCGCCGAACGCGGGGTTCCGGTCGCCCGGACGCTCGTCGGCAGCTACGTGACCTCGCTGGACATGGCAGGCTGCTCGGTGACCCTGTGCCGGCTGGACGAGGAACTGCTGCGGCTGTGGGACGCACCGGTGGAGACGCCCGCCCTGCGCTGGGGCCGGTGA
- a CDS encoding TerD family protein, which yields MIKGENLPVPGQEWRIEVGRQAAGEGVPEVAVFALLLDAAGKAVQHIVLERAGAVDDRSVDRLDLDTERVGSDVRRIVIVAVGRNGTLGQVPGLSVRTLSAVTGEQLALYEIDDATTESALVLGEYYRRDGGWKFRAMGEGYDAGLVALAEDFGISVPTPAPGGPGPVELPHGAVGKVAGPAAPGPVELPRGAVGKSSGPAADTEWGQGSGSALGQGHGGGSGPTEGEAQAHGRGPHAPHASAQAQSEAQSEARSEAPSRRSTQSSPEAPSRRPGAISVVPSPTPSPEAVAAAGILGGEFDDIVYSGRGSAKFAMDTTPPPGYVLVDFARTGKGHFDLDSIDWNGREAVDLGDWSTSHRFERRAMWCDSLYPLRFRVSCDDSDEWTIVIRPVSTVRVLGEAATGRGSEVLLHTGPAGELVSRLSPTETTGSVRVEGYEPRRPGAPTRYPVTLAYESGRSPRDARELPEGPLLVAVVQGAGDWSLEVRPPGSVPPQEERRGFWRRIRGS from the coding sequence ATGATCAAGGGGGAGAACCTGCCGGTCCCCGGGCAGGAGTGGCGGATCGAGGTCGGCCGGCAGGCGGCCGGCGAGGGGGTGCCGGAGGTGGCGGTCTTCGCGCTGCTCCTGGACGCCGCCGGCAAGGCCGTCCAACACATCGTCCTCGAACGGGCCGGCGCAGTGGACGACCGCTCCGTCGATCGGCTGGACCTCGACACCGAGCGTGTCGGATCGGACGTCCGGCGCATCGTGATCGTTGCCGTCGGCCGGAACGGCACGCTCGGACAGGTGCCCGGCCTGTCGGTGCGGACGCTGAGCGCCGTGACCGGAGAGCAACTCGCCCTGTACGAGATCGACGACGCGACCACCGAGTCGGCGCTCGTTCTCGGCGAGTACTACCGGCGCGACGGTGGCTGGAAGTTCCGCGCGATGGGCGAGGGCTATGACGCGGGGCTCGTGGCGCTGGCGGAGGACTTCGGCATCTCGGTGCCGACTCCGGCCCCGGGCGGGCCGGGGCCGGTGGAGCTTCCGCACGGGGCCGTGGGCAAGGTTGCGGGCCCGGCCGCGCCGGGGCCGGTGGAGCTTCCACGCGGGGCCGTGGGCAAGTCCTCTGGGCCGGCTGCTGATACGGAGTGGGGGCAGGGCTCGGGTTCGGCCCTGGGCCAGGGGCACGGCGGCGGCTCGGGACCGACGGAGGGCGAGGCTCAGGCGCACGGCCGGGGCCCGCATGCACCGCATGCCTCCGCCCAGGCCCAGTCCGAGGCCCAGTCCGAGGCCCGGTCCGAGGCCCCGTCCCGGCGCTCGACCCAGAGCTCGCCCGAGGCTCCGTCCCGGCGGCCCGGAGCGATTTCGGTGGTTCCCTCGCCGACCCCGTCGCCCGAGGCGGTCGCCGCCGCCGGGATCCTCGGTGGGGAGTTCGACGACATCGTGTACAGCGGGCGGGGCAGCGCCAAGTTCGCCATGGACACGACCCCGCCGCCGGGTTACGTCCTGGTCGACTTCGCCAGGACGGGCAAGGGCCACTTCGACCTGGACTCCATCGACTGGAACGGCAGGGAGGCCGTCGACCTCGGGGACTGGAGCACGTCCCACCGGTTCGAGCGGCGGGCGATGTGGTGCGACAGCCTGTACCCGCTGCGCTTCCGCGTCAGCTGCGACGACAGCGACGAGTGGACGATCGTGATCCGGCCCGTGAGCACGGTGCGCGTGCTCGGCGAGGCGGCCACCGGCCGGGGCTCCGAGGTGCTGCTCCACACGGGTCCCGCCGGCGAGTTGGTCTCCCGTTTGAGTCCGACGGAGACAACCGGGTCCGTGCGTGTAGAGGGGTACGAGCCCCGTCGCCCCGGTGCCCCCACCAGGTACCCGGTCACGCTGGCGTACGAGTCCGGCCGGAGCCCGAGGGACGCGCGAGAGCTCCCGGAGGGGCCGCTGCTCGTGGCGGTCGTCCAAGGTGCGGGCGACTGGTCGCTGGAGGTCCGTCCCCCCGGGAGCGTCCCGCCCCAGGAGGAGCGCCGCGGCTTCTGGCGCCGCATCCGCGGGTCCTAG
- a CDS encoding TetR/AcrR family transcriptional regulator: MTPAHSRPGPEAPRRSDARRNRERLVDAARAVFTESGPEASLNEIAQRAGVGPGTLYRNFPNRQTLLAAVLRDRIDTLCGHAERLLTADSPDRALAEWLRAFLEHARVNQGLGGSLLLDEPETLGLDCHRRIEDAAAALLVRAQRSGTARGDLAPDDLVQLVVGIALATVRVEDAAQPGRLLELALDAVHAAPRPA; this comes from the coding sequence ATGACGCCCGCACACAGCCGGCCCGGGCCCGAGGCGCCGCGCCGCTCGGACGCACGCCGCAACCGCGAGCGCCTGGTCGACGCCGCCCGCGCGGTCTTCACCGAGTCCGGCCCCGAGGCGTCGCTGAACGAGATCGCCCAGCGCGCGGGCGTCGGGCCCGGCACCCTCTACCGGAACTTCCCCAACCGCCAGACCCTGCTGGCGGCGGTGCTCAGGGACCGGATCGACACGCTCTGCGGGCATGCCGAGCGGCTGCTGACCGCCGACTCCCCCGACCGGGCACTCGCCGAGTGGCTCCGGGCCTTCCTGGAGCACGCCCGGGTCAACCAAGGCCTGGGCGGTTCGCTCCTGCTCGACGAACCGGAGACGCTGGGTCTGGACTGCCACCGGCGGATCGAGGACGCGGCCGCCGCCCTCCTCGTCCGGGCTCAGCGCTCGGGAACGGCCCGGGGCGATCTGGCCCCCGATGACCTCGTGCAACTGGTGGTGGGAATCGCGCTGGCCACGGTGCGCGTCGAGGACGCCGCCCAGCCCGGCCGACTGCTCGAACTGGCCCTGGACGCGGTGCACGCGGCGCCTCGTCCCGCCTGA
- a CDS encoding TIGR03620 family F420-dependent LLM class oxidoreductase yields the protein MTRDARGELGRVGIWTFAFEGQSAGRVREAAAEVEELGYGAIWYGEAFGRDTVGQGWLLLSATRRIVVASGIANIAFRDPIAMATAERTLGEAFPGRYLLGLGGHRVDDTVHHLDGYPMPARGRAVTTMGGYLDAMDAVPAHGPVPDPTPRRVLAALGPKMLRLAGERTWGAHSYFVSAEHTARAREIMGPDAFLGVEQAVVLDTDRARARELATAHVAGYVSSAPHQEVNVRRLGFGDDDIIGGPSRRLVDAITAYGDVDAVRERVRRHLDAGADHVCLQVLTADPAVLPVPQWRELAPALLSRG from the coding sequence ATGACGCGTGACGCACGGGGTGAGCTGGGCCGGGTCGGGATCTGGACCTTCGCCTTCGAAGGGCAGAGTGCCGGGCGGGTCCGCGAAGCCGCGGCGGAGGTCGAGGAGTTGGGCTACGGAGCCATCTGGTACGGGGAGGCGTTCGGACGCGACACCGTGGGGCAGGGCTGGCTGCTGCTGTCGGCGACCCGGCGCATCGTGGTCGCCTCGGGGATCGCCAACATCGCCTTCCGGGACCCGATCGCCATGGCGACCGCGGAGCGAACCCTCGGGGAGGCGTTCCCCGGCCGCTATCTGCTGGGACTGGGCGGACACCGGGTGGACGACACGGTCCACCATCTCGACGGCTACCCGATGCCGGCCCGGGGCAGGGCGGTGACCACCATGGGCGGATACCTGGACGCGATGGACGCGGTCCCGGCCCACGGCCCCGTGCCCGACCCGACGCCGCGCCGGGTACTGGCCGCACTGGGTCCGAAGATGCTGCGGCTCGCCGGCGAACGCACCTGGGGCGCCCACTCGTACTTCGTGTCCGCCGAACACACTGCCCGGGCCCGCGAGATCATGGGCCCGGACGCCTTCCTCGGCGTCGAGCAGGCCGTGGTCCTGGACACCGACCGCGCGCGGGCCCGTGAACTGGCCACGGCGCACGTCGCGGGGTACGTCTCCTCGGCACCCCACCAGGAGGTGAACGTGCGTCGCCTCGGCTTCGGCGACGACGACATCATCGGCGGCCCGAGCAGGCGACTGGTCGACGCCATCACGGCCTACGGCGACGTCGACGCGGTGCGCGAACGCGTCCGGCGTCATCTCGACGCCGGCGCCGACCACGTCTGCCTGCAGGTTCTGACCGCCGATCCGGCGGTGCTCCCGGTGCCGCAGTGGCGAGAGCTGGCCCCGGCGCTCCTGTCGCG